In Porites lutea chromosome 9, jaPorLute2.1, whole genome shotgun sequence, a single window of DNA contains:
- the LOC140947777 gene encoding uncharacterized protein: MATLASSSRCSSTLASVYSILSGKLWNRVVVAAVVYCPVHQHKRFMSSKPLQGRTVRIGCASGFWGDSMMAAPQLVRDGDINYLVSDYLSEITMSLLTAVKRKSPTLGYAPDFIQAVMKPLIKPIKEKGIRVVSNAGGVNPHECANALMAIAKETKTDLKVAVVTGDELMGDVEKIRLGGIKDMDSGKDFPASVESMNAYLGAVPIARALELGADVVVTGRCVDSALALGPLMYEFGWKTDDYDLLAAGSLVGHLIECGAQCTGGIFTDWQTVPDWDNIGYPVAECAADGKFILSKPPNTGGLVSPSSVSEQLVYELGDPARYILPDVICDFTQVRLQGLIGYDGGAVLVQGAIGEPPTDTYKVCATYADGFRATAVCPVGGPFASLKARKTGEALLKRTRRMFKELNLDDYIRTHIQVIGSEQTYGKQAFPGVMTATPREAVLWLAAHHHQRKALELFAMEIASAGTSMAPGLTAIVGGRPRVSPLLRLYSFLYPKDKVNIDIYMNGEHVEAMPAPKTGQSRYKRERETTIQDAAPRMRMPKGRCTFPLSSLALTRSGDKGNSVNIGVIARHPSYVPFIRAALTEESVEKYFKHLFPSLPEAGRCRVKRYELPGINAFNFVLEDALGGGGVTSLRSDPQGKALGQMLLDFRIKNVPDILPSIIEPNL, encoded by the exons ATGGCGACTCTAGCCAGTTCATCGCGCTGCAGTAGCACCCTGGCCAGTGTTTACTCCATACTTTCAGGAAAACTGTGGAATCGAGTTGTTGTTGCCGCAGTCGTGTACTGCCCCGTTCATCAACACAAACGATTCATGTCGTCAAAGCCTTTGCAAGGAAGGACAGTGCGGATCGGCTGTGCATCGGGATTTTGGGGAGATTCAATGATGGCAG CCCCACAACTTGTTCGCGATGGTGACATCAATTACCTTGTATCTGATTACTTATCAGAAATTACAATGTCACTTCTAACAGCGGTCAAAAGAAAATCACCA ACTTTAGGGTATGCTCCTGACTTCATTCAAGCTGTCATGAAACCGCTCATCAAACCAATCAAAGAGAAAG GGATCCGTGTGGTGAGTAATGCTGGAGGGGTTAATCCGCATGAATGTGCAAATGCGTTGATGGCCATTGCAAAGGAAACTAAGACTGATCTAAAGGTTGCTGTGGTCACTGGAGATGAACTCATGGGTGATGTTGAGAAAATACGACTTGGCGGCATTAAAGATATGGACAGTGGGAAGGATTTTCCTGCCAGTGTGGAGAGCATGAATGCTTATTTAGG AGCTGTCCCTATTGCACGAGCCCTGGAACTTGGTGCTGATGTGGTGGTTACTGGACGATGTGTGGATAGTGCACTAGCGCTGGGCCCGCTCATGTATgag TTTGGATGGAAGACAGATGATTATGACTTGCTCGCTGCAGGAAG TTTGGTTGGTCATTTGATTGAATGTGGGGCTCAGTGTACAGGAGGAATCTTTACTGACTGGCAGACTGTCCCAGACTG GGACAATATTGGTTATCCGGTAGCAGAATGTGCTGCAGATGGCAAATTTATTCTTTCCAAGCCTCCTAACACTGGTGGACTTGTGTCACCATCTTCTGTTTCAGAGCAG CTTGTTTATGAGCTTGGAGATCCTGCTAGGTACATCCTCCCTGATGTAATTTGTGACTTTACGCAAGTTAGGCTACAAGGACTTATTG GTTATGACGGTGGCGCTGTACTTGTTCAGGGAGCAATTGGTGAACCACCTACAGACACTTACAAG GTGTGTGCTACTTATGCTGATGGTTTTCGTGCCACTGCAGTTTGTCCAGTTGGAGGACCGTTTGCTTCACTCAAGGCTAGAAAAACAGGCGAAGCTCTCTTAAAGAG GACAAGAAGGATGTTTAAAGAATTAAATCTGGATGATTACATAAGAACTCATATTCAG GTGATAGGCTCTGAACAAACGTATGGAAAACAAGCCTTTCCTGGAGTCATGACTGCA ACTCCTAGGGAAGCAGTATTATGGCTGGCAGCTCATCACCATCAGAGAAAAGCTCTTGAATTGTTTGCGATGGAAATAGCTTCTGCAGGCACTAGCATGG CTCCTGGACTGACTGCCATTGTTGGAGGAAGACCAAGAGT aTCTCCCCTTTTGAGGCTGTATTCTTTCTTGTATCCCAAAGACAAAGTCAAT ATTGATATTTACATGAACGGTGAACATGTGGAGGCAATGCCCGCACCTAAAACAGGACAGTCACGTTACAAACGAGAACGAGAAACGACAATACAGGATGCAGCACCAAGGATGA GAATGCCAAAAGGTCGTTGCACATTTCCACTCAGCTCGTTGGCGCTGACAAGAAGCGGAGATAAAGGAAACTCTGTGAACATAG GTGTGATTGCTCGTCATCCTTCTTATGTTCCCTTTATACGTGCTGCTCTTACCGAGGAGTCTGTAGAAAAATACTTCAAGCATTTATTTCCCTCATTACCAGAAGCAGGACGTTGTCGAGTAAAACG ATACGAACTTCCAGGAATCAATGCGTTTAACTTTGTACTAGAGGACGCGTTAGGAGGTGGCGGTGTAACATCTTTACGTAGCGATCCACAG GGCAAGGCACTTGGTCAGATGCTGCTAGATTTTAGGATAAAGAATGTTCCTGACATTTTACCATCTATTATTGAACCAAACCTATAA